One region of Pyramidobacter sp. YE332 genomic DNA includes:
- a CDS encoding ankyrin repeat domain-containing protein, producing MGETYEQLRIILDADGDFVAGGGELSAARQFIALCARGSAAEIETALRRGAPAEARDERGVTPLTAALNSNASLAALKVLLERGAPLETRNGEHATPLMIAAQKRSAVVVDLLVEAGAKVGARDRQGRTALMYAAAYNRDAAVVDILLRSGAQIDRGDRGGMSALMYALKQVVPSPAVVRLLLLAGADANLRDKDGWTPLKLAVAYNKTTEAVALLLGAGARPGRDETERETLTRLLHQNPLMSSADKTRLSSRLSRFYCSEEKEP from the coding sequence ATGGGCGAGACATACGAACAGCTGCGCATCATTCTGGACGCGGACGGAGACTTCGTCGCCGGCGGCGGGGAATTGTCGGCCGCCAGGCAGTTTATTGCCTTATGCGCGCGCGGCTCGGCGGCGGAGATAGAAACGGCGCTGCGCCGGGGCGCTCCGGCCGAGGCCCGCGACGAACGCGGCGTGACGCCGCTGACGGCGGCGCTGAACTCCAATGCCAGCCTGGCGGCGCTGAAAGTCCTGCTCGAGCGCGGCGCGCCCTTGGAAACGAGAAACGGCGAGCACGCTACGCCCCTGATGATCGCCGCGCAGAAACGCAGCGCCGTCGTCGTCGATCTGCTCGTCGAAGCGGGAGCGAAAGTCGGCGCCCGCGACCGGCAGGGCCGCACGGCGCTGATGTACGCCGCGGCCTACAACCGCGACGCTGCCGTCGTCGACATCCTGTTGCGCTCCGGCGCGCAGATCGACCGCGGCGACCGCGGCGGCATGAGCGCGCTGATGTACGCGCTCAAGCAGGTCGTGCCGTCGCCCGCCGTGGTGCGCCTCCTGCTGCTGGCGGGCGCGGACGCCAACCTCCGCGACAAAGACGGCTGGACGCCGCTGAAGCTGGCCGTCGCCTACAACAAAACGACCGAAGCCGTCGCACTGCTCCTCGGCGCCGGCGCGCGCCCCGGCCGCGACGAAACGGAACGGGAAACGCTGACGAGGCTGCTCCATCAGAATCCGCTGATGAGCAGCGCCGACAAGACCCGGCTGAGCAGCCGCCTGTCCCGTTTCTACTGTTCCGAAGAAAAGGAGCCGTAA